The Dendropsophus ebraccatus isolate aDenEbr1 chromosome 3, aDenEbr1.pat, whole genome shotgun sequence genome includes a region encoding these proteins:
- the LOC138786637 gene encoding oocyte zinc finger protein XlCOF7.1-like, translated as MDYGCMKVVEEERSQETDIPPAPHSKDLPSHPSIQVLATDSPEINHNKEKRFSCSECERCFILKSQLMQHQKTHTKKNPFSCSECGKCFAFKSMLTIHERTHTGEKPYSCSECGKCFTSKSQLTIHKSTHTGEKPFSCSECGKCFTSKSTLKLHKLTHTGEKPFSCSECGKCFTSKSTLKIHKRTHTGEKPFSCSECGKCFTLKSTTHTGEKPYSCSECGKCFALKSSLTAHERTHTGEKPFSCSECGKCFAVKSNLTSHERTHTGEKLFSCSEYEKSFVFKSMPSLHEITHMGQKPFSCSESETRFTYKSHLNSHTREKPFSCSECGKCFSNKSILYTHQRIHTGEKPFSCSECGKCFSKKSHLYRHQRIHTGEKPFSCSECGKCFTQKGHFLKHQTIHTGKKPFSCSECGKCFAFKSALTIHERTHTGEKLFSCSECGKCFAQKTHLTVHERTHTGEKPFSCSECGECFALKAKLTVHERTHTGEKPFSCSECGKREKPFSCSECGKCFALKSILTLHERTHTGEKPFSCSECGKRFSTKSYVYRHQRIHTVEKPFSCSESLTSHERTHTGEKPFSCSECGKCFTKKCNLITHKKIHSREKPVHSAQ; from the exons atatacccccagcccctcacagcaaagatctgccatCTCATCCTTCTATACAAGTCCTGGCTACTGATTCACCAGAGATTAACCACAATAAGGAGAAgagattttcatgttcagaatgtgaaagATGTTTTATACTAAAATCACAACTCATGCAACATCAAAAAACGCACACAAAAAAGaacccattttcatgctcagaatgtggaaaatgttttgcttttaaatcaatgctcactatacatgaaagaactcatacgggagagaagccatattcatgttcggaatgtggaaaatgttttacttcgAAATCACAGCTAACTATACATAAAAGTAcccatacgggagagaagccattttcatgttcagaatgtgggaaatgttttacatcgAAATCAACACTCAAATTACATAAACtaactcatacgggagagaagccattttcatgttcagaatgtgggaaatgttttacatcgAAATCAACACTCAAAATACATAAAcgaactcatacgggagagaagccattttcatgttcggaatgtggaaaatgttttactttaaaatcaac aactcatacaggagagaagccatattcatgttctgaatgtggaaaatgttttgctttgaaaTCAAGCCTCACtgcacatgaaagaactcatacgggagagaagccattttcatgttcagaatgtggaaaatgttttgctgttAAATCAAACCTCACttcacatgaaagaactcatactggGGAAAagctattttcatgttcagaatatgaaaaaagttttgtttttaaatcaatgcCCTCTTTACATGAAATAACTCATATGGggcagaagccattttcatgttcagaatctGAAACAAGGTTTACTTATAAATCACACCTTAATAGtcacacaagggagaagccattttcatgttcagaatgtggaaaatgtttttctaataAATCAATTCTTTATactcatcaaagaattcacacaggggagaagccattttcatgttcagaatgtgggaaatgtttttctaagAAATCACATCTTTAtagacatcaaagaattcacacaggggagaagccgttttcatgttcagaatgtggaaaatgttttactcaaaaaggtcattttttaaaACATCAAACAATTCACACAGggaaaaagccattttcatgttctgaatgtggaaaatgttttgcttttaaatcagcgctcactatacatgaaagaactcatacgggagaaaagttattttcatgttcagaatgtggcaaatgttttgctCAAAAAACCCATCTCACCGTACATGAAAGGACtcatacaggagaaaagccattttcatgttcagaatgtggagaaTGTTTTGCTTTGAAAGCAAAGCTCactgtacatgaaagaactcatacaggagagaagccattttcatgttcggaatgtggaaaaa gggagaagccattttcatgttcagaatgtggaaaatgttttgctttgaaaTCAATCCTCAcattacatgaaagaactcatacgggagagaagccattttcatgttcagaatgtggaaaacgttTTTCTACTAAATCATATGTTTAtcgccatcaaagaattcacacagtggagaagccattttcatgttcagaat CGCTCACttcacatgaaagaactcatacaggagagaagccattttcatgttcagaatgtggaaaatgtttcactAAGAAATGTAATCTTATTACTCATAAAAAGATTCACTCCAGGGAGAAGCCGGTTCATAGCGCTCAATGA